GGTGAGCGACGTCCCGTCCGCGGACTCGAATCGACGAACACAGAATAACCACTCCTGAATTGGCCTATTTTGAAATCGGTTACTCGGTGCGTTTCTGCCACTGCTCGAACATCGGACACGTCTTCGGACTGATAGGCGGTGAGACGATGGAATCATCGCGGACGCCTTGAACGCGCCGGACAAGAATGCCGAGTACGGCCGGGACGTCACCGGTCGGTGGCGTACTGCGCGACGGTCCCACTTCTTTCTCGACTATCGTTCGGGACGAGTGGATGGTAGACCGAAACGAACAGGTATCGAAACGAAATACCTAGACGACCGCTTCTCACGGCTGTTTCGGGACGCACAGCGAACGCGCGACCGAAACCGCCTGCCGTACTGCCCTACGCGCCGAGCACGAACATCGATCCGTAGCCGAGCCCGAACGCGAGCACGAACGACACGGCCCAGGCGACGACGGTGAGCCCCAGCTTCCGGGGACTGACCCCCTCCCCGCCGGCAACCGCGAGACCGCTGCCGACGATCGCGCTCACGACGATCTCGTTGAACGAGACCGGCACTCCAAGCAGGACTGCAGTCTGTGCGATGAGGAACGAGGGAACGAGCGTCGCGATCGATCGGCGCGGCCCCAGCGACGCGTACTCCTGGGAAATCGACTTGATCATCCGCGGTGCGCTCGTCCAGGAGCCGACGAGGATCCCGACGCCGCCGCCGAGCAGAACCGCAATCGGCGAGATCATCGGCAGTTCCTCGAGTAGCGGGAGCAACGGCCCGACGGCCAGCCCGACCTGACTCGCCCCCGCCGAAAAGGCCACGAGCGCGCCGAGCGAGAGCACGAACCGCCGTAGCCCGCCCTCCAGGTCGCGACCGACGTCCCAGCGGACGCTGGCCGCGACGAGCACGCCGAGACCGAGCGAGACCGCGGCTGTGGCGGCGCGGCCGTCGACCGGAACCACGGCGACGCCGGCGGCGGCGAGCGTTCCGCCAACAGGCGCGAGGAACGTGAACTCGAGGTTCGCGA
This genomic stretch from Natrinema salaciae harbors:
- a CDS encoding inorganic phosphate transporter, encoding MEPATALLFVVAAVASLFMAWVIGAGSSGATPFAPAVGANAISTMRAAFLVGILGFAGAVTQGGSVSKAVGNGLVDGISLPVSGVIVVLLIGAGLMAIGIYTGYPIATAFTVTGAVIGVGFALGGEPAWTKYAEVGAVWVLTPLVGGGIAYGIASVLPRPDVPEDASIPILAGFVGAVVANLEFTFLAPVGGTLAAAGVAVVPVDGRAATAAVSLGLGVLVAASVRWDVGRDLEGGLRRFVLSLGALVAFSAGASQVGLAVGPLLPLLEELPMISPIAVLLGGGVGILVGSWTSAPRMIKSISQEYASLGPRRSIATLVPSFLIAQTAVLLGVPVSFNEIVVSAIVGSGLAVAGGEGVSPRKLGLTVVAWAVSFVLAFGLGYGSMFVLGA